The Pelobates fuscus isolate aPelFus1 chromosome 2, aPelFus1.pri, whole genome shotgun sequence genome has a segment encoding these proteins:
- the ZIC1 gene encoding zinc finger protein ZIC 1, whose amino-acid sequence MLLDAGPQYPAIGVTTFGSSRHHSTGDVTDREVGLGINPFADSMGAFKINPSSHDLTSGQTAFTSQAPGYAAAALGHHHHHPGHVSSYSSAAFNSTRDFLFRNRGFGEAASAQHSLFASAAGGFGGPHGHTDAAGHLIFPGLHEQATSHASPNVVNGQMRLGFSGDMYGRPEQYGQVTSPRSEHYASSQLHGYGPMNMNMAAHHGAGAFFRYMRQPIKQELICKWIEPEQLSNPKKSCNKTFSTMHELVTHVTVEHVGGPEQSNHVCFWEECSREGKPFKAKYKLVNHIRVHTGEKPFPCPFPGCGKVFARSENLKIHKRTHTGEKPFKCEFEGCDRRFANSSDRKKHMHVHTSDKPYLCKMCDKSYTHPSSLRKHMKVHESSSQGSQPSPAASSGYESSTPPTIVSPSSENQTTSSLSPSSSAVHHTSSHSTLSSNFNEWYV is encoded by the exons ATGTTGCTGGACGCAGGACCTCAGTATCCGGCCATAGGAGTCACTACATTCGGCTCCTCTAGGCACCACTCCACCGGAGATGTTACGGACAGGGAAGTGGGACTGGGGATCAACCCTTTCGCGGATAGCATGGGAGCCTTCAAGATCAACCCGAGCAGCCACGACCTCACCTCGGGCCAGACCGCCTTCACCTCTCAGGCTCCGGGCTACGCTGCGGCCGCTCTGGGtcatcaccaccaccacccggGCCATGTCAGCTCGTACTCAAGCGCTGCCTTCAACTCCACCCGGGACTTTCTGTTTCGCAACCGGGGCTTCGGGGAAGCGGCCAGCGCCCAGCACAGCCTGTTTGCATCGGCTGCAGGGGGCTTCGGAGGACCCCACGGCCACACTGATGCCGCGGGCCACCTGATCTTCCCGGGTCTCCACGAGCAAGCCACCAGCCACGCTTCCCCCAACGTGGTCAACGGGCAGATGAGGCTGGGCTTCTCGGGAGACATGTACGGCAGGCCGGAGCAGTACGGGCAGGTGACCAGCCCCAGGTCTGAGCACTATGCCTCCAGCCAGCTGCACGGCTATGGCCCTATGAACATGAACATGGCTGCCCACCACGGAGCCGGGGCCTTCTTCCGTTACATGAGGCAGCCCATCAAGCAAGAACTCATCTGCAAGTGGATAGAGCCCGAGCAGCTCTCCAACCCCAAAAAGTCCTGCAACAAAACTTTCAGCACCATGCACGAGCTGGTCACCCATGTCACGGTGGAGCATGTAGGGGGACCAGAACAGAGCAACCATGTGTGCTTCTGGGAGGAGTGCTCCAGAGAGGGGAAACCTTTCAAAGCCAAATACAAACTAGTCAACCACATCAGGGTCCACACAGGTGAAAAACCCTTCCCGTGTCCCTTCCCTGGCTGTGGGAAAGTATTCGCCAGATCAGAAAATCTCAAAATCCACAAAAGAACTCATACAG GTGAGAAGCCTTTTAAGTGTGAATTTGAAGGCTGTGACAGACGGTTTGCAAATAGTAGCGACCGCAAAAAACACATGCACGTCCATACATCAGACAAGCCATATCTGTGTAAAATGTGCGACAAGTCCTATACCCATCCAAGCTCTCTCAGAAAACACATGAAG GTCCACGAATCTTCTTCCCAGGGGTCTCAACCTTCTCCAGCAGCAAGCTCAGGCTATGAATCTTCGACACCCCCAACAATCGTATCACCTTCTTCAGAAAACCAGACCACAAGTTCCCTCTCCCCTTCTTCATCAGCAGTACATCACACGTCCAGTCACAGCACGCTCTCATCAAATTTTAACGAATGGTACGTTtaa
- the LOC134586727 gene encoding zinc finger protein ZIC 4-like isoform X2 — protein sequence MSVDALGNSVMEPAFPKRNPALRLVDLAGAHHHHHHHHHHPPQSVTGFPGYVGHSHSMAHMHPGEYATSADSRLGPTPAFRPEHMGHHPGALKISPAHNPHHLHHHHHHSHHMPGHAEVASSQTGAFGPSQSTAVSYASIPHTAQPISTGSYPGQHGHHTEAGNHSYFSGPHEQPSHATPGGQPLNGQIRLGLPGDMYSRSDHFTQNVSRTDPFASTSLHSYTGMNLNMNIAPHQGPGAFFRYMRQAIKQELICKWIEEEHVPKKLCSKTFSTMHELVTHVTVEHVGGAEQCNHVCFWEECPREGKPFKAKYKLVNHIRVHTGEKPFPCPFPGCGKVFARSENLKIHKRTHTGEKPFKCEFEGCDRRFANSSDRKKHSHVHTSDKPYNCKVRGCDKSYTHPSSLRKHMKVHCKSPPPSSGYESSIPSLVSPSSDSGQEPPATTSHSEPLTSSQGANLSEWYVCQSSGASGIPTPPSNTPSPDHRKASYNNCEARPNY from the exons ATGAGTGTGGATGCTCTGGGCAACTCAGTAATGGAGCCTGCCTTTCCTAAACGGAACCCGGCGCTGAGATTAGTAGACTTAGCAGGggctcatcatcatcatcaccatcatcatcatcacccccctcagaGCGTGACAGGCTTCCCAGGGTACGTGGGTCATTCCCACTCAATGGCTCACATGCACCCTGGAGAATATGCTACTTCTGCTGATTCTCGCCTAGGGCCAACTCCTGCATTCCGGCCAGAACACATGGGGCATCATCCAGGGGCCCTCAAAATCAGCCCTGCCCATAATCCTCACCAccttcaccaccaccaccaccacagccATCATATGCCAGGCCACGCTGAGGTTGCCTCCAGTCAAACAGGAGCTTTTGGCCCTTCTCAATCAACAGCAGTATCCTACGCAAGTATCCCCCACACAGCTCAGCCTATATCTACAG GTAGCTACCCTGGACAGCATGGCCACCACACAGAAGCTGGGAACCATTCCTATTTCTCTGGACCTCATGAGCAGCCTTCCCATGCCACCCCAGGTGGTCAACCTCTAAACGGACAGATAAGACTCGGGCTACCTGGAGATATGTACAGCAGGTCTGATCATTTCACTCAAAACGTTTCTAGGACAGACCCCTTTGCTTCCACATCTCTTCACAGCTACACTGGCATGAACTTAAATATGAACATTGCTCCTCACCAAGGACCTGGTGCCTTCTTCCGTTACATGAGGCAAGCCATCAAACAAGAACTCATCTGCAAGTGGATAGAGGAGGAACATGTTCCAAAAAAACTCTGCTCAAAAACTTTCAGCACCATGCATGAGCTGGTCACCCATGTCACGGTGGAGCATGTTGGTGGGGCAGAACAATGTAACCATGTGTGTTTTTGGGAAGAGTGTCCAAGGGAAGGGAAACCTTTCAAAGCCAAATACAAACTGGTCAACCACATCAGAGTCCACACAGGTGAAAAACCCTTCCCGTGTCCCTTCCCTGGCTGTGGGAAAGTATTCGCCAGATCAGAAAATCTCAAAATCCACAAAAGAACTCATACAG GCGAGAAACCATTCAAATGTGAGTTTGAAGGCTGCGATAGACGCTTTGCCAACAGCAGTGACAGGAAGAAGCATTCACATGTCCACACCAGCGATAAACCCTATAACTGTAAAGTGAGAGGATGTGACAAGTCCTACACACACCCCAGTTCCTTGAGGAAACACATGAAAGTACATTGTAAATCTCCTCCTCCAAGCTCAGGGTATGAATCGTCCATACCTTCTTTAGTATCTCCCTCTTCTGATTCTGGACAGGAGCCTCCTGCAACCACTTCTCATTCTGAACCTCTTACATCCTCCCAAGGAGCTAACCTGAGTGAATGGTATGTGTGCCAAAGCTCAGGGGCGAGTGGCATCCCAACTCCACCCAGTAATACTCCTTCTCCTGACCATCGGAAAGCTTCTTATAATAACTGTGAGGCTAGGCCGAATTACTAA
- the LOC134586727 gene encoding zinc finger protein ZIC 4-like isoform X1, translated as MSVDALGNSVMEPAFPKRNPALRLVDLAGAHHHHHHHHHHPPQSVTGFPGYVGHSHSMAHMHPGEYATSADSRLGPTPAFRPEHMGHHPGALKISPAHNPHHLHHHHHHSHHMPGHAEVASSQTGAFGPSQSTAVSYASIPHTAQPISTGRDFLIARDLTVQVMPGLTEPHSAATSHHGMFVSTTGSYPGQHGHHTEAGNHSYFSGPHEQPSHATPGGQPLNGQIRLGLPGDMYSRSDHFTQNVSRTDPFASTSLHSYTGMNLNMNIAPHQGPGAFFRYMRQAIKQELICKWIEEEHVPKKLCSKTFSTMHELVTHVTVEHVGGAEQCNHVCFWEECPREGKPFKAKYKLVNHIRVHTGEKPFPCPFPGCGKVFARSENLKIHKRTHTGEKPFKCEFEGCDRRFANSSDRKKHSHVHTSDKPYNCKVRGCDKSYTHPSSLRKHMKVHCKSPPPSSGYESSIPSLVSPSSDSGQEPPATTSHSEPLTSSQGANLSEWYVCQSSGASGIPTPPSNTPSPDHRKASYNNCEARPNY; from the exons ATGAGTGTGGATGCTCTGGGCAACTCAGTAATGGAGCCTGCCTTTCCTAAACGGAACCCGGCGCTGAGATTAGTAGACTTAGCAGGggctcatcatcatcatcaccatcatcatcatcacccccctcagaGCGTGACAGGCTTCCCAGGGTACGTGGGTCATTCCCACTCAATGGCTCACATGCACCCTGGAGAATATGCTACTTCTGCTGATTCTCGCCTAGGGCCAACTCCTGCATTCCGGCCAGAACACATGGGGCATCATCCAGGGGCCCTCAAAATCAGCCCTGCCCATAATCCTCACCAccttcaccaccaccaccaccacagccATCATATGCCAGGCCACGCTGAGGTTGCCTCCAGTCAAACAGGAGCTTTTGGCCCTTCTCAATCAACAGCAGTATCCTACGCAAGTATCCCCCACACAGCTCAGCCTATATCTACAGGTAGGGACTTCTTAATAGCCAGAGATCTGACAGTACAAGTCATGCCAGGTCTGACTGAGCCACACTCTGCAGCAACATCTCACCATGGAATGTTTGTCTCAACAACAGGTAGCTACCCTGGACAGCATGGCCACCACACAGAAGCTGGGAACCATTCCTATTTCTCTGGACCTCATGAGCAGCCTTCCCATGCCACCCCAGGTGGTCAACCTCTAAACGGACAGATAAGACTCGGGCTACCTGGAGATATGTACAGCAGGTCTGATCATTTCACTCAAAACGTTTCTAGGACAGACCCCTTTGCTTCCACATCTCTTCACAGCTACACTGGCATGAACTTAAATATGAACATTGCTCCTCACCAAGGACCTGGTGCCTTCTTCCGTTACATGAGGCAAGCCATCAAACAAGAACTCATCTGCAAGTGGATAGAGGAGGAACATGTTCCAAAAAAACTCTGCTCAAAAACTTTCAGCACCATGCATGAGCTGGTCACCCATGTCACGGTGGAGCATGTTGGTGGGGCAGAACAATGTAACCATGTGTGTTTTTGGGAAGAGTGTCCAAGGGAAGGGAAACCTTTCAAAGCCAAATACAAACTGGTCAACCACATCAGAGTCCACACAGGTGAAAAACCCTTCCCGTGTCCCTTCCCTGGCTGTGGGAAAGTATTCGCCAGATCAGAAAATCTCAAAATCCACAAAAGAACTCATACAG GCGAGAAACCATTCAAATGTGAGTTTGAAGGCTGCGATAGACGCTTTGCCAACAGCAGTGACAGGAAGAAGCATTCACATGTCCACACCAGCGATAAACCCTATAACTGTAAAGTGAGAGGATGTGACAAGTCCTACACACACCCCAGTTCCTTGAGGAAACACATGAAAGTACATTGTAAATCTCCTCCTCCAAGCTCAGGGTATGAATCGTCCATACCTTCTTTAGTATCTCCCTCTTCTGATTCTGGACAGGAGCCTCCTGCAACCACTTCTCATTCTGAACCTCTTACATCCTCCCAAGGAGCTAACCTGAGTGAATGGTATGTGTGCCAAAGCTCAGGGGCGAGTGGCATCCCAACTCCACCCAGTAATACTCCTTCTCCTGACCATCGGAAAGCTTCTTATAATAACTGTGAGGCTAGGCCGAATTACTAA